From one Malus sylvestris chromosome 1, drMalSylv7.2, whole genome shotgun sequence genomic stretch:
- the LOC126626733 gene encoding uncharacterized protein LOC126626733: MARWSAENATKAYLKTLKMGQKANEPDVIEFISALAAGNNAKLMVVACAGAADSKTLALAAAAQQTGGRVVCILRSNEELHLSEKVLGVNVCHIEFVIGEAQNLLLNYYKEADFVLIDCNLKNHEAVLRAVQVGRKQNGATVVGHNAFGKGSWRSGGSRTQLLPIGGGLLVTRIAAENDTAKMIGKKSHWVVRVDKCTGEEHVFRVRSSFPLGKGISA; encoded by the exons ATGGCTCGCTGGTCTGCTGAGAATGCCACAAAAGCCTACCTCAAAACCCTCAAAATG GGCCAGAAGGCAAACGAGCCAGATGTGATCGAGTTCATTTCAGCCCTAGCAGCGGGCAACAATGCAAAGCTAATGGTTGTTGCATGCGCTGGAGCTGCCGACTCCAAAACCCTAGCCCTAGCTGCCGCTGCTCAGCAAACTGGCGGCAGAGTTGTATGCATTCTTCGCAGTAACGAAGAATTACACTTGTCTGAAAAAGTCCTCGGCGTCAACGTTTGTCACATTGAGTTTGTTATTGGAGAAGCTCAAAATCTTCTTTTAAATTACTACAAGGAGGCGGATTTCGTGCTTATCGATTGCAACCTCAAGAACCACGAGGCAGTTCTTAGAGCGGTACAGGTGGGGAGGAAGCAAAACGGAGCTACTGTTGTGGGGCATAACGCTTTCGGAAAAGGGTCATGGCGGTCCGGCGGATCAAGGACTCAGTTGTTGCCTATCGGAGGAGGGTTGCTGGTTACAAGAATAGCAGCAGAAAATGATACTGCAAAAATGATTGGAAAAAAGAGTCATTGGGTTGTGAGGGTTGATAAATGCACCGGTGAAGAGCATGTGTTTAGGGTTAGATCATCGTTTCCACTTGGGAAAGGGATTTCAGCTTAG